From Myxococcaceae bacterium JPH2, the proteins below share one genomic window:
- a CDS encoding plectin 1 isoform 8 gives MHPTFRRMGPSELLPRYIFAESLFARRRVLEVDAVASTGGESARFLLERGARAVVACDADLAAVEAAQKGPVAPGLRFRANVYDDLEPGSFDVVLVADLAPYVRAPELLSELTRLVSRQGYLVGGLRNIAGLALTQLMEPEEGVPPTFGQALDALSVHFPHVEVATQSPVLGYQLAFERGEGLQVDGSLVTGGEAAYFVVVAGQEPARVVDPTWVQLPPEPLAFTRGKLDDIAARAKSWEERAGRLKEALTKVRAEAGDREAEVAALQPALEVARQDVARLTAQLEQARGSAESARERDELSGRLRRRELELQVATERLADADRRLAAHRLDVEAAQRAQADAGVQVLAAQETVRLERARREELASSLEETRERLTQAYAQVRELQEEQGSLRIDREKDRLAAERALDAAEDRRRQADAARERELRIAEQYSAALAAVEHLQEQVTRAEEAARAAGDSVPAKDAELARARRELAEAHLRMSAAEGARQEAESRLESREATLRGLETEVTFTRAAEAQLREALEARTGDVARAQALAASLEEALQAARERLGLLEQTGESRTRELDSERARFEQALGEERALAARAREAVEEELSALRRSSFEAQEALEGRLVVATEQAARVDAALTEARANLEATRRSLEAAEALSALANEELERETQARKTADDALTRVGEALAETERRLASATERGEAQQQARAELESALADVRETLELERLEREDVQGALEAEQARRQQADADLAKTREALAAEEERRARWEAALADTQAQWQSEREQRARVDSALAAERTRREELDASWTETKAALEEERAHRARTESALAEARSALGTEREHRARLEATFSEIQARAIGTDEALVRLRDEAESALAQEQARRARAEESLAETRAALAAAQESQARSVATLAETHAALLSEQEARAASLRDGRAALESERAARAEREAALAEVRAALAAEQDSLAEVRAQHESARKELDEAQAALSAERVARAANDVSLGDARVALEAVREELSATLEAERVSRSEAETSLAEVRSALASEREALVRIKASLSETQAVGELERARQEAALVEARDALASEREARAQAESSLAEVRGASDVARAEVERLRAELDSERQGRSAGEAGLTEAQRRLVAEQESLAHTEERLRAETEARAEIESSLRQSREAQAQGEDLLAEAREAQARTLAELEALRTEAAELSARLSSAERVLEEHRSAAEAQETELRASVERLEAERAWAEGTVQEQRSHWESQLSETRAAHASAETRRQTLESSLAEQEKLVASLQEKLREEELRAQRLTEAASTREQTLTEARARLVSLEAELEGSLSRAERRQQDSEEALQQLALRDQELLGARSELAHLGATRQELMRLGTELQRAHAALHERGMHIARLDAELVDAQDRLSATREHAELLVVQLETARRFAGKANNLESSLEAERTALESARTDAEAARVEVQRAIELAQAERERAAALESKLTELRAEQEARFADQVSRSTSDKADLEARLLELGARSSAEKAELEARLVAQEALASAQRAEWEARLTEAVARVETERAQVEARLAEAQGMATAEREALESRLSEATARSSSEVREVEARLAELTARAESQRAEHEARFAELSAQSNTERAALESRVAEASAALASQRAALDTRVAELSQAAADAEAQARRAESERTTLTSERERLQSDLTIARAARIRLEGRVSALETASVDAVRLLDTERAEREKLAQALAQTRQQSSREGDSIAQLSALQSELSAAQALARTLDAERAELLGTVESLKAAAQPPEAVLEMALEMEQLQTLIESLQDKVAAQETELATLRAQAPAAPPREAPKRPAPTAAPRPTAPGPAAPKPRAAVPALDLPPTPTKKAGERE, from the coding sequence ATGCATCCCACATTCCGCCGCATGGGGCCCAGTGAACTGCTGCCCCGGTACATCTTCGCGGAGAGCCTCTTCGCGCGTCGCAGGGTGCTCGAAGTGGACGCGGTGGCCTCCACGGGGGGCGAGAGCGCGCGTTTCCTGTTGGAGCGCGGCGCGCGCGCGGTGGTGGCGTGCGACGCGGACCTGGCCGCGGTGGAGGCGGCCCAGAAGGGGCCCGTCGCGCCCGGGCTGCGCTTTCGCGCCAACGTCTATGACGACCTGGAGCCGGGCAGCTTCGACGTGGTGCTGGTGGCGGACCTGGCGCCCTACGTCCGCGCGCCGGAGCTGCTCTCCGAGCTGACGCGGCTGGTGTCTCGCCAGGGGTATCTGGTGGGGGGGCTGCGCAACATCGCGGGCCTGGCGCTCACGCAGCTCATGGAGCCGGAGGAGGGCGTGCCGCCCACGTTCGGCCAGGCGCTGGATGCCCTCTCCGTCCACTTCCCCCACGTGGAGGTGGCCACCCAGTCCCCTGTGTTGGGCTACCAGCTCGCGTTCGAGCGGGGCGAGGGGCTGCAGGTGGATGGCTCGCTCGTCACCGGGGGCGAGGCGGCCTACTTCGTCGTGGTGGCCGGACAGGAGCCCGCGCGGGTGGTGGACCCGACGTGGGTGCAGCTGCCGCCCGAGCCCCTGGCCTTCACGCGCGGGAAGCTGGACGACATCGCGGCCCGGGCGAAGTCCTGGGAAGAGCGCGCCGGTCGACTCAAGGAGGCGCTGACCAAGGTCCGGGCGGAGGCGGGTGACCGCGAGGCCGAGGTGGCGGCGCTGCAGCCCGCGCTGGAGGTGGCGCGGCAGGATGTGGCTCGCCTCACCGCGCAGCTGGAGCAGGCGCGGGGCAGCGCGGAGTCCGCGCGCGAGCGGGATGAGCTGAGTGGACGGCTCCGGCGGCGCGAGCTGGAGCTGCAGGTTGCGACGGAGCGGCTGGCGGACGCGGATCGGCGGCTCGCGGCGCACCGGCTGGACGTGGAGGCGGCGCAGCGGGCCCAGGCCGATGCGGGTGTCCAGGTCCTGGCGGCCCAGGAAACGGTGCGGCTGGAGCGGGCTCGTCGCGAGGAGCTGGCCTCCTCGCTGGAGGAGACGCGCGAGCGGTTGACCCAGGCCTATGCCCAGGTGCGCGAGCTCCAAGAGGAGCAGGGCTCGCTGCGCATCGACCGGGAGAAGGACCGGCTGGCGGCGGAGCGCGCCCTGGACGCGGCGGAGGACAGGCGGCGTCAGGCCGATGCCGCGCGAGAGCGCGAGCTGCGCATCGCCGAGCAGTACTCGGCCGCGCTCGCCGCCGTGGAGCACCTCCAGGAGCAGGTGACTCGGGCCGAGGAGGCCGCGCGGGCCGCGGGTGACTCCGTCCCCGCGAAGGACGCGGAGCTGGCGCGCGCTCGCCGTGAGCTGGCCGAGGCGCACCTGCGGATGTCCGCTGCCGAAGGGGCTCGGCAGGAGGCGGAGTCCCGGCTGGAGTCTCGTGAGGCCACGCTTCGCGGGCTGGAGACAGAGGTCACCTTCACGCGCGCGGCCGAGGCCCAGCTTCGCGAGGCGCTGGAGGCGCGCACCGGGGACGTGGCCCGGGCGCAAGCGTTGGCCGCGTCGCTCGAGGAGGCCTTGCAGGCGGCTCGTGAGCGGCTGGGCTTGCTCGAACAGACGGGTGAGTCCCGGACGCGGGAGCTGGATTCGGAGCGGGCTCGGTTCGAGCAGGCGCTGGGCGAGGAGCGTGCGCTCGCGGCTCGGGCTCGGGAGGCGGTGGAGGAAGAGCTGAGCGCGCTGCGGCGCTCGTCATTCGAGGCGCAGGAGGCGCTCGAAGGTCGGCTTGTCGTGGCGACGGAGCAGGCCGCGCGGGTCGATGCGGCGCTGACCGAGGCGCGCGCGAACCTGGAGGCGACGCGGCGTTCGCTGGAGGCGGCCGAGGCGCTGTCGGCGCTCGCGAACGAGGAGCTGGAGCGCGAGACGCAGGCTCGAAAGACCGCCGACGATGCGCTGACTCGGGTGGGTGAGGCGCTCGCCGAGACGGAGCGGCGGCTGGCGAGCGCCACCGAGCGGGGCGAGGCCCAACAGCAGGCTCGGGCGGAGCTGGAATCGGCGCTCGCGGATGTCCGTGAGACCTTGGAGCTGGAGCGCCTGGAGCGCGAGGACGTCCAGGGCGCGCTCGAGGCCGAGCAGGCTCGGCGGCAGCAGGCGGACGCGGACCTGGCGAAGACCCGGGAGGCGCTCGCGGCCGAGGAGGAGCGGCGGGCTCGGTGGGAGGCCGCGCTCGCGGACACCCAGGCCCAGTGGCAGTCCGAGCGCGAGCAGCGCGCGCGCGTGGACTCCGCGCTGGCGGCCGAGCGGACCCGGCGCGAGGAACTGGACGCGTCCTGGACGGAGACGAAGGCGGCGCTGGAGGAGGAGCGCGCGCACCGGGCTCGGACGGAGTCGGCGCTGGCGGAGGCGCGGTCGGCCTTGGGCACCGAGCGCGAGCACCGGGCTCGGTTGGAGGCCACGTTCTCGGAGATCCAGGCTCGCGCCATCGGCACGGACGAGGCGCTGGTTCGCCTGCGTGACGAGGCCGAGAGCGCGCTGGCCCAGGAACAGGCTCGGCGCGCGCGGGCGGAGGAGTCGCTCGCGGAGACTCGGGCAGCTCTGGCTGCGGCCCAGGAGTCCCAGGCTCGCTCGGTGGCGACGCTGGCCGAGACCCATGCCGCGCTGCTGTCCGAGCAGGAGGCTCGCGCGGCCTCGCTTCGTGATGGGCGTGCGGCGCTGGAGAGCGAGCGCGCGGCTCGGGCCGAGCGTGAGGCCGCGCTCGCTGAGGTGCGCGCGGCGCTTGCGGCTGAGCAGGATTCGCTTGCCGAGGTCCGCGCGCAGCACGAGTCCGCGCGCAAGGAACTCGATGAGGCTCAGGCCGCGCTGTCGGCGGAGCGCGTGGCTCGCGCAGCGAATGACGTCTCGCTGGGTGACGCTCGGGTGGCGCTGGAGGCCGTGCGCGAGGAACTTAGCGCGACGCTGGAGGCCGAGCGGGTATCTCGCTCCGAGGCGGAGACTTCGCTCGCCGAGGTTCGGAGCGCATTGGCGTCGGAGCGCGAGGCCCTTGTTCGGATCAAGGCCTCGTTGTCCGAGACGCAGGCCGTTGGGGAACTCGAGCGGGCTCGGCAAGAGGCTGCGCTCGTCGAGGCTCGGGATGCACTGGCCTCTGAGCGCGAGGCCCGGGCTCAGGCCGAGTCTTCCTTGGCCGAGGTGCGTGGCGCGTCCGATGTGGCTCGGGCCGAGGTGGAGCGCCTGCGCGCGGAGCTGGATTCCGAGCGGCAGGGACGCAGCGCGGGCGAAGCCGGGCTGACCGAGGCTCAGCGTCGCCTCGTCGCGGAGCAAGAGTCGCTCGCGCATACCGAGGAACGGTTGCGCGCGGAGACCGAGGCTCGCGCCGAGATCGAGTCCTCGCTGCGCCAGAGTCGCGAGGCGCAGGCGCAGGGGGAGGACTTGCTCGCGGAGGCTCGCGAGGCCCAGGCGCGGACTCTCGCCGAGTTGGAGGCGCTGCGTACCGAGGCCGCGGAGCTGTCCGCTCGACTGAGTTCGGCGGAACGCGTGCTGGAAGAGCACCGCTCCGCCGCCGAGGCGCAAGAGACGGAGCTTCGCGCGAGCGTGGAACGGCTGGAGGCGGAACGCGCCTGGGCCGAGGGGACCGTTCAAGAGCAGCGCTCTCATTGGGAGTCGCAGCTCTCCGAGACTCGCGCTGCTCACGCCTCCGCGGAGACGCGCCGTCAGACGCTGGAGTCGTCGCTCGCGGAGCAGGAGAAGCTCGTTGCGTCCCTTCAGGAGAAGCTGCGCGAGGAAGAGCTTCGCGCTCAGCGGCTCACGGAGGCCGCGAGCACTCGCGAGCAGACGCTGACGGAGGCTCGGGCTCGGCTGGTGTCGCTGGAGGCGGAGCTGGAGGGCTCGCTGTCCCGCGCCGAGCGACGGCAGCAGGACTCTGAGGAGGCGCTCCAGCAGCTTGCCCTTCGCGACCAGGAGTTGCTCGGCGCGCGGAGCGAGCTGGCCCACCTGGGCGCGACCCGTCAGGAGTTGATGCGGCTGGGGACCGAGCTGCAACGGGCCCATGCGGCGCTGCACGAGCGGGGCATGCACATCGCTCGATTGGACGCGGAGTTGGTGGATGCGCAGGACCGGCTCTCCGCCACGCGCGAGCATGCGGAGCTGCTCGTGGTCCAGCTCGAGACGGCTCGGCGCTTCGCGGGCAAGGCCAACAATCTGGAGTCCTCGCTGGAGGCCGAGCGCACCGCGTTGGAGTCGGCTCGAACCGACGCCGAGGCCGCGCGCGTTGAAGTCCAACGTGCCATCGAGTTGGCTCAGGCCGAGCGCGAGCGCGCCGCGGCACTGGAGTCGAAGCTGACCGAGCTGCGCGCGGAGCAAGAGGCTCGCTTCGCGGATCAGGTGTCTCGGTCGACGTCCGACAAGGCAGACCTGGAGGCGCGGCTCTTGGAGCTGGGGGCTCGTTCCTCGGCGGAGAAGGCGGAGCTGGAGGCTCGGCTCGTTGCGCAGGAAGCGTTGGCTTCGGCGCAGCGGGCGGAGTGGGAGGCTCGGCTTACGGAAGCTGTGGCCCGCGTGGAGACGGAGCGCGCGCAGGTGGAGGCCCGGCTCGCTGAAGCGCAGGGCATGGCCACGGCGGAGCGCGAGGCCCTGGAGTCTCGGCTCTCCGAGGCGACGGCTCGCTCTTCGTCCGAGGTGCGTGAGGTGGAGGCTCGGCTCGCGGAGCTCACGGCTCGCGCCGAGTCGCAGCGGGCCGAGCACGAGGCCCGGTTCGCGGAACTCTCCGCCCAATCGAATACCGAACGGGCTGCCTTGGAATCTCGGGTCGCCGAGGCCAGCGCTGCGCTCGCGTCGCAGCGCGCGGCCCTCGATACCCGGGTCGCGGAGCTGTCGCAGGCCGCCGCCGACGCGGAGGCGCAGGCTCGGCGCGCTGAGTCCGAGCGCACGACGCTCACCTCCGAACGCGAGCGCCTGCAGTCGGACCTCACCATCGCGCGGGCTGCCCGCATCCGCCTGGAAGGGCGCGTGAGCGCGTTGGAGACCGCGTCCGTGGATGCGGTTCGCCTGCTCGATACGGAGCGGGCCGAGCGCGAGAAGCTCGCCCAAGCGCTGGCGCAGACGCGCCAGCAGTCCTCGCGTGAAGGGGACTCTATTGCCCAGCTCTCGGCGCTTCAGTCGGAACTCTCCGCCGCGCAGGCCCTGGCGCGGACCCTGGATGCCGAGCGCGCCGAGCTGCTCGGCACGGTCGAGTCCCTCAAGGCCGCCGCTCAGCCGCCCGAGGCCGTCCTGGAGATGGCCCTGGAGATGGAGCAGCTCCAGACCTTGATCGAATCGCTCCAGGACAAGGTCGCCGCACAGGAGACCGAGCTGGCGACCCTGCGCGCTCAGGCCCCCGCAGCCCCCCCGCGAGAAGCCCCGAAGCGTCCGGCGCCGACCGCCGCTCCCCGTCCCACGGCGCCGGGTCCGGCCGCCCCCAAACCCCGGGCCGCGGTGCCCGCCCTGGACCTGCCTCCCACTCCGACCAAGAAAGCGGGCGAGCGCGAATGA
- the dapF gene encoding diaminopimelate epimerase, producing the protein MDVRERIFKYQGLGNDFVVLDRRRTGQDIDARTSRWLCDRRLGVGADGVLSLLPSSRGMARMVVHNADGSIAEMCGNGLRCAVKYLVDHSAERPEWLDVETGAGVLRCVPGYDASGVAEVDISMGPARLVAPNLPSGVTGTPFVGAAVPGHADLVVGTAVSMGNPHLVLLDQPLSDAPLKGPVLEVHPSFPDRTNVEFVRVESDGLTVVVWERGCGLTQACGTGACAAAVAAVLARRLPSDAWLRVTLPGGDLRIQVPADLSDIRLRGPVAFVFEGVVALPTGQ; encoded by the coding sequence GTGGACGTACGCGAGCGCATCTTCAAGTACCAGGGCCTGGGCAATGACTTCGTCGTGCTGGACCGTCGTCGTACGGGCCAGGACATCGACGCGCGCACCTCGCGGTGGCTCTGCGACCGTCGCCTGGGTGTTGGCGCGGATGGGGTGCTGTCCCTGCTGCCGTCGTCGCGCGGCATGGCGCGGATGGTCGTTCACAACGCGGATGGCAGCATCGCGGAGATGTGCGGCAACGGCCTGCGGTGCGCCGTGAAGTACCTGGTGGATCACTCCGCGGAGCGGCCCGAGTGGCTCGACGTGGAGACAGGGGCCGGGGTGCTTCGCTGTGTCCCCGGCTACGACGCGAGCGGCGTGGCGGAGGTGGACATCTCCATGGGCCCCGCGCGGCTGGTTGCGCCCAACCTACCCTCGGGCGTGACGGGCACTCCCTTCGTGGGAGCCGCCGTGCCGGGTCATGCGGACCTGGTGGTGGGGACCGCGGTGAGCATGGGCAATCCGCACCTCGTGCTGTTGGATCAGCCGCTCTCGGATGCGCCGCTCAAGGGGCCGGTGCTGGAGGTCCATCCCTCGTTCCCGGACCGCACCAACGTGGAGTTCGTCCGCGTGGAGTCCGATGGCCTCACCGTGGTGGTGTGGGAGCGTGGCTGCGGCCTGACGCAGGCGTGCGGCACCGGGGCGTGTGCGGCCGCGGTGGCGGCGGTGCTGGCGCGGCGGCTGCCCTCGGATGCCTGGCTGCGCGTCACCCTTCCAGGCGGCGACCTGCGCATCCAGGTGCCGGCTGACCTGTCCGACATCCGCCTCCGTGGGCCGGTGGCCTTCGTCTTCGAAGGCGTTGTGGCGCTTCCCACGGGCCAGTAA
- a CDS encoding response regulator: MAGPILVVDDDLFFRQLASDMLSRRGHRVVAVENATMALQEVARAAFDLVITDVVMPGVDGFALTARLRERDPDQEVILVSQRTDVKGSETALRAGVADCLTKPVDEADLLLAVDRALERAQLRRERAQLRDENLEFARFHNLHQRCLELLSHPDLEWLQERVIADLSAVCDAQSAALWVIDDRGDLVLRAYRGLLDKQFLAEKMSPEGPLSGRLREAQPWVARDERSMVLYVPMIASGEVMGLAQMSDPLAGDFRPENTRDAKLLADFAAVGVKNGRRLLALQRLGLRDRDTAAYNLSYFTDYASKEIYKARRYGRTFSLLTFSVDNLPLVRVRLGAAEAKKAVRGIIRALSRIIRDSDVIAKASDQEFYLLLPETDFFGAMMFVRRAVAAVREEPEAQEVEQRLPLALVGGASTFPKDGEDFDELVHRCRRRMDERRASLQRRLMLDGLPFWDEVDLLLGNPTSPRLPSDERAEPSRRGKVADVLFDELQVEIARELVRDPGQRGLLYVGGPEIRAELPIASGLESAPPDLASRIYLLGRRGDLESHPALTPVFLEGDERVTRHEFILWLSETAAYALIQRRGRGATWGFHTSDTAVVDGLISKLQAEYDLQPY; encoded by the coding sequence GTGGCCGGTCCCATCCTCGTCGTCGACGACGACCTGTTCTTCCGTCAGCTCGCGAGCGACATGCTGTCCCGCCGGGGGCACCGTGTGGTCGCGGTCGAGAACGCCACGATGGCGTTGCAAGAGGTGGCGCGCGCCGCCTTCGACCTCGTCATCACCGACGTCGTCATGCCGGGCGTGGACGGCTTCGCGCTCACCGCGCGCCTGCGCGAGAGGGATCCGGACCAGGAGGTCATCCTCGTCAGCCAGCGCACCGACGTGAAGGGCTCCGAGACGGCCCTGCGCGCGGGCGTGGCGGACTGCCTCACCAAGCCGGTCGACGAAGCGGACCTGCTGCTCGCGGTGGACCGGGCCCTGGAGCGTGCGCAGCTCCGTCGCGAGCGGGCCCAGCTGCGCGACGAGAACCTGGAGTTCGCGCGCTTCCACAACCTGCACCAGCGCTGCCTGGAGCTGCTGTCCCATCCGGACCTGGAGTGGCTCCAGGAGCGCGTCATCGCGGACCTGTCCGCGGTGTGCGACGCCCAGAGCGCCGCGCTGTGGGTCATCGACGATCGCGGAGACCTGGTGCTGCGCGCGTACCGGGGCCTGCTCGACAAGCAGTTCCTGGCCGAGAAGATGAGCCCCGAGGGCCCGCTCTCCGGTCGCCTGCGCGAGGCCCAGCCGTGGGTGGCTCGCGACGAGCGCTCGATGGTGCTCTACGTCCCGATGATCGCCTCGGGCGAGGTCATGGGACTGGCGCAGATGAGCGACCCGCTGGCGGGAGACTTCCGGCCCGAGAACACGCGCGACGCGAAGCTGCTCGCGGACTTCGCCGCGGTGGGCGTGAAGAACGGTCGTCGTCTGCTGGCGCTCCAGCGCCTGGGCCTGAGGGACCGGGACACCGCCGCGTACAACCTCAGCTACTTCACCGACTACGCCTCCAAGGAGATCTACAAGGCGCGGCGCTACGGCCGGACGTTCTCGCTGCTGACGTTCTCCGTGGACAACCTCCCGCTGGTGCGCGTGCGGCTGGGCGCTGCGGAGGCGAAGAAGGCCGTGCGCGGCATCATCCGCGCGCTCAGCCGGATCATCCGGGACTCGGATGTCATCGCGAAGGCGAGCGACCAGGAGTTCTACCTGCTCCTGCCCGAGACGGACTTCTTCGGCGCGATGATGTTCGTGCGACGCGCGGTGGCCGCCGTGCGCGAGGAGCCCGAGGCGCAGGAAGTGGAGCAGCGCCTGCCGCTCGCGCTGGTGGGCGGGGCGAGCACGTTCCCCAAGGACGGAGAGGACTTCGACGAGCTGGTGCACCGCTGCCGCCGTCGCATGGACGAGCGGCGCGCGTCGCTCCAGCGGCGGCTGATGCTGGATGGCCTGCCGTTCTGGGACGAGGTGGACCTCCTGCTCGGCAACCCCACCAGTCCGCGCCTGCCGTCGGATGAGCGCGCGGAGCCGAGCCGCCGAGGCAAGGTCGCGGACGTGCTCTTCGACGAGCTTCAGGTGGAGATCGCCCGAGAGCTCGTTCGCGACCCGGGGCAGCGCGGGCTGCTCTACGTGGGCGGGCCCGAGATTCGCGCGGAGCTGCCCATCGCCTCGGGGCTGGAGTCTGCGCCGCCGGACCTCGCCTCGCGCATCTACTTGCTGGGTCGGCGCGGCGATCTGGAGTCCCATCCCGCGCTCACGCCCGTGTTCCTCGAAGGCGACGAGCGCGTCACCCGCCACGAGTTCATCCTGTGGTTGTCGGAGACGGCTGCCTACGCGCTCATCCAGCGGCGCGGGCGCGGGGCGACGTGGGGCTTCCATACCTCGGACACCGCGGTGGTGGACGGGCTCATCTCCAAGCTGCAGGCCGAGTACGACCTGCAGCCTTACTGA
- a CDS encoding response regulator: MAQVRKILIADPDLDSVRALSRALRTKGYQVHYAPDGSRALEVAVLRHPDLALFDEACRLLDARTFIQILRTNPRTEDIPVVLTTSSLDADRVRARDGSLRKPFNLDEVLSRIEHIFRRSEAAKDLKSEQQEIEGSLTQLSIPDLMQILGMNKRNGRLALERGAERGEISVAEGRPVNARLGRVEGEKALFRLLAWADGNFTFTPGTSAARPRISRAMDDALLEGMRQSDEVNRLLPKLPPRHTRLLLAPDVVLPDELHPVTAQVVELLRQPRALGEVLDLAPATDMDVLGVLSTLLAKGVARPVEGDGANLGASDLLGAAEVHALRGRILRTRAPSKVATAKVFVCGSGASAARRVLARVPGLEALSADPTAVKSGFGTLGRLELSEVLRLDFCVLPPAEAARPLWRPFCAGALGALLMDVSEGAVRLARYLAWEVRVPVVVVGSDVPAALQGSPAGAVSVGEDLAEALRAMLMHALNPAPTLPGVTQVQRASAS; encoded by the coding sequence GTGGCCCAGGTGCGGAAGATCCTCATCGCCGACCCCGACCTCGACTCCGTGCGCGCCCTGTCTCGGGCGCTGCGGACCAAGGGCTATCAGGTGCACTACGCGCCGGATGGCTCGCGCGCGCTGGAGGTGGCGGTGCTGCGCCACCCGGACCTCGCGCTGTTCGACGAGGCGTGCCGCCTGCTGGACGCGCGCACCTTCATCCAGATCCTGCGCACCAACCCGCGCACCGAAGACATCCCCGTGGTGCTCACCACGTCGAGTCTGGACGCGGACCGGGTGCGAGCGCGCGACGGCTCGCTGCGCAAGCCCTTCAACCTGGACGAGGTGCTCAGCCGCATCGAGCACATCTTCCGGCGCAGCGAGGCGGCCAAGGACCTCAAGAGCGAGCAGCAGGAGATCGAAGGGTCGCTCACCCAGCTCAGCATCCCGGACCTGATGCAGATCCTGGGGATGAACAAGCGCAACGGGCGGCTCGCGCTGGAGCGCGGCGCCGAGCGCGGGGAGATCTCCGTCGCCGAGGGGCGGCCGGTGAACGCGCGGCTGGGCCGGGTGGAAGGGGAGAAGGCCCTGTTCCGCCTCCTGGCCTGGGCGGATGGCAACTTCACGTTCACCCCCGGCACCAGCGCCGCGCGCCCACGCATCTCCCGGGCCATGGATGACGCGCTCCTGGAGGGCATGCGCCAGTCGGACGAGGTGAACCGGCTGCTGCCCAAGCTGCCGCCGCGACACACGCGCTTGTTGCTCGCGCCGGACGTCGTGCTGCCGGACGAACTGCACCCGGTGACGGCGCAGGTGGTGGAGCTGCTGCGCCAGCCGCGCGCGCTCGGCGAGGTGTTGGATTTGGCGCCGGCCACGGACATGGACGTGCTGGGCGTGCTCTCCACGCTGCTCGCGAAGGGCGTGGCCCGGCCCGTGGAGGGCGATGGCGCGAACCTGGGCGCGAGCGATCTGCTCGGCGCGGCGGAGGTGCACGCGCTGCGAGGCCGCATCCTGCGCACCCGCGCGCCGTCGAAGGTGGCCACCGCGAAGGTGTTCGTCTGCGGCAGTGGCGCGTCCGCGGCTCGGCGCGTGCTGGCGCGCGTCCCTGGGCTGGAGGCGCTGTCGGCGGACCCCACCGCGGTGAAGAGCGGCTTCGGGACGCTGGGGCGGCTGGAGCTGAGCGAAGTGCTGCGCCTGGACTTCTGCGTGCTGCCCCCGGCCGAGGCCGCGCGTCCGCTGTGGCGTCCGTTCTGCGCCGGGGCCCTGGGCGCGCTCCTCATGGACGTGTCCGAGGGCGCGGTGCGGCTCGCGCGCTACCTGGCGTGGGAGGTGCGCGTGCCCGTGGTGGTGGTGGGCTCGGACGTGCCCGCCGCGCTGCAGGGGTCGCCCGCGGGCGCGGTGTCGGT